From a single Brassica rapa cultivar Chiifu-401-42 chromosome A01, CAAS_Brap_v3.01, whole genome shotgun sequence genomic region:
- the LOC103863513 gene encoding vesicle transport protein SFT2B-like: MRSTVFLMGPEQQINMMFVSTLPLSMSDASFLHSFCALLIHSKILTVIAILCKTCALMWYSLSYIPFTRRMVSEIMICLCDNEL; the protein is encoded by the exons ATGAGAAG CACAGTCTTCCTCATGGGACCTGAGCAACAGATAAATATGATGTTCGTATCTACGCTACCTCTATCTATGTCAGATGCATCCTTCTTGCACTCATTTTGCGCTCTCTTG ATCCACAGCAAGATTTTGACAGTGATTGCGATCCTATGCAAGACTTGTGCACTTATGTG GTACAGCCTCAGTTATATTCCATTTACGCGAAGAATGGTCTCTGAAATAATGATCTGTCTCTGTGATAACGAGCTATAG
- the LOC103863494 gene encoding protein GLUTAMINE DUMPER 2 codes for MALTTQSFLPHHFITKTKKQKTFLLFTLNKHMQTMEGRQYYQNPEGNNHSSSMVVPHSPWHSPVPYLFGGLAAMLALIAFSLLILACSYWRLTGSAERDLEAGDDAKPEGDTHKTKTTELPEKFLVIMAGDVKPTYLATPANRSEQSCTCGDHKEEAGSNQVLRQSTGT; via the coding sequence ATGGCCCTCACAACACAATCCTTTCTCCCACACCACTTTATtactaaaactaaaaaacaaaaaacatttctTTTGTTTACTCTGAACAAACACATGCAGACAATGGAAGGAAGACAATACTACCAAAATCCTGAAGGAAACAATCATAGCTCTTCAATGGTGGTGCCACACTCGCCGTGGCACTCTCCGGTTCCTTATCTCTTCGGTGGTTTGGCCGCCATGCTAGCCCTCATCGCCTTCTCTCTTCTCATTCTCGCTTGTTCCTACTGGCGACTCACTGGCTCGGCTGAGAGAGATCTCGAGGCCGGAGATGATGCCAAACCCGAAGGGGACACTCACAAGACCAAGACCACAGAGTTGCCAGAGAAGTTTCTCGTCATCATGGCAGGAGACGTCAAACCCACGTACCTGGCTACGCCGGCGAACCGGTCTGAGCAAAGCTGTACTTGTGGTGACCACAAGGAAGAGGCTGGTAGTAATCAGGTGTTGCGGCAGAGCACCGGAACTTGA
- the LOC103863504 gene encoding uncharacterized protein LOC103863504 — MIASFSTLQISIPDSIPSSPRFLPLGQHQLQLRFRARHKNLDRMELMKRLGIGCFAAKHSTREVKTEKDSGGEDLFVESSEKPDHLVVMVNGIIGSSADWKYAAEQFVKKFPDKVLVHRSESNSATLTFDGVDMMGERLANEVLSVIKNRNGLKKISFVAHSLGGLVARYAVGKLYEKPGEANSSDSPSKAKSGEIAGLEPMNFITFATPHLGSRGHRQFPILCGLPFLERTASQTAHLAAGRTGKHLFLVDNDDGNLPLLIRMATDSFNFKFISALNAFKRRVAYANVNFDYMVGWRTSSIRRPNELPKPNLLATDPNYPHIVYVEHGDVDNGSCKSTSTVVKDENTDLEEEMLHGLGQLSWERVDVSFHNSKQRYVAHNTIQVKTYWLHSDGKDVVFHMMDHFCL; from the exons ATGATTGCCTCCTTCTCCACACTCCAAATCTCCATCCCAGATTCGATTCCTTCTTCTCCTCGATTTCTTCCGCTTGGTCAACACCAGCTCCAGCTCCGATTTCGCGCTCGACACAAGAATCTCGATCGTATGGAGTTGATGAAGCGCCTCGGAATCGGTTGCTTTGCGGCGAAGCATAGCACAAGGGAGGTGAAGACGGAGAAGGACAGCGGCGGAGAGGATCTGTTCGTGGAGTCTTCAGAGAAGCCGGATCACTTGGTGGTCATGGTGAACGGTATCATCGGAAG TTCGGCGGATTGGAAGTATGCGGCGGAGCAGTTCGTGAAGAAGTTCCCGGACAAAGTACTTGTGCACc GTAGTGAGAGTAATAGTGCAACCTTGACGTTTGATGGTGTTGATATGATGGGTGAAAGGCTGGCTAATGAG gTTTTGTCTGTTATTAAGAACAGGAATGGGTTGAAGAAGATCTCGTTTGTGGCTCATTCGTTAGGAGGTCTTGTTGCAAGATATGCCGTAGGGAAGCTGTATGAAAAGCCTGGTGAAGCCAACTCTTCTGACTCTCCTTCAAAGGCCAAGAGCGGCGAAATAGCTGGGTTAGAACCTATGAACTTTATAACTTTCGCAACGCCTCATCTTGGTTCCAGGGGACATAGACAG TTCCCGATTCTCTGTGGCCTTCCTTTTCTTGAAAGAACAGCATCCCAAACCGCACACTTGGCTGCTGGGAGGACCGGAAAGCATTTGTTTCTGGTGGACAATGATGATGGGAATCTCCCACTTCTTATCCGGATGGCTACTGATTCTTTTAACTTCAAATTCAT ATCGGCTTTAAATGCTTTCAAACGGCGTGTGGCTTATGCAAACGTGAACTTCGATT ACATGGTTGGATGGAGGACATCTTCTATTCGCCGTCCAAATGAGCTCCCAAAG CCAAATCTTCTAGCAACTGATCCAAACTATCCACACATTGTATATGTAGAACATGGAGATGTGGATAATGGTAGTTGCAAGTCAACCTCTACAGTAGTAAAAGATGAAAACACTGATCTTGaag AGGAAATGCTACATGGGCTCGGTCAACTATCTTGGGAACGAGTAGATGTAAGCTTTCACAATAGCAAGCAACGATATGTAGCTCATAATACCATTCAG GTGAAGACATATTGGTTACATTCTGATGGTAAAGATGTCGTCTTTCACATGATGGATCATTTCTGTCTCTAG